In a genomic window of Roseiflexus castenholzii DSM 13941:
- a CDS encoding polysaccharide deacetylase family protein — translation MTEMWRRAGVMAAIALGVMLIGTSIALTQERLGRCAVVPLLAGDLLAAPDFANLAPGAPSGVLLPVGWSAAATGVQIGDFTVSGRGRSFQLLGIANHLRTPDVAVRPGASYCAVAQALADSVSATQVRLGFHWIDAGGDVLRTDWSGWQEVRRWNGPADVQPWSQIGGGFIAPAGAVRLTVSFHPASDDRIYLDTIRIRPGRFPASGEMPPQSPERPTGVTVLPWPNGARAALSFSFDWETTMGGLIHSRSVDDPNFDQDPVLRGMRMREGVTTTVDLFRPYGIRATYYATGYNFLSGNRERRRFMGDPTFAWANRANRWQTDAWQQQPWFSPDPYGTVATDPAWYFGDLIPILQHEGHDIQSHTFSHLYGGLASAEEWRSDLSEWRAVAAERGVPSARSLAFPWSSSAGMSYANWQALAEAGITSVTRTNWNPRQPQYHLVSREDPHCRPIPGHETILACPDFYLTERSAAQAPDVIERAIAAGGMIDLWAHTEEVVSPAQIAAWSEVVRYAAARRDAGDLWIAPLAEIADRQQAVAQVHVEEHKSEPVNADSFQAAPLRLAVTNRSARNLAGLTLRLPFDAHRATVQHANDAVNPLIRGAMLVFDLAAGETVEVTVWPA, via the coding sequence ATGACGGAAATGTGGCGAAGGGCGGGCGTGATGGCGGCAATCGCGCTCGGCGTCATGCTAATCGGGACGAGTATCGCGCTCACGCAGGAACGCCTCGGGCGCTGCGCGGTTGTGCCGTTGCTTGCCGGCGATCTGTTAGCAGCGCCCGATTTTGCGAACCTGGCGCCAGGCGCCCCATCCGGCGTGCTGCTGCCGGTCGGGTGGAGTGCGGCAGCAACCGGCGTGCAGATCGGCGACTTTACCGTTTCCGGTCGTGGGCGTTCGTTTCAGTTGCTCGGCATTGCCAACCATCTGCGCACCCCTGATGTTGCTGTGCGCCCTGGCGCGTCGTACTGCGCCGTCGCGCAGGCGCTCGCCGATTCGGTCTCAGCGACGCAGGTGCGTCTGGGGTTTCACTGGATCGACGCCGGAGGCGATGTTCTGCGCACCGATTGGAGTGGCTGGCAGGAGGTGCGGCGCTGGAATGGACCCGCCGATGTGCAGCCCTGGTCGCAGATTGGCGGTGGGTTTATTGCTCCTGCCGGCGCAGTGCGTCTCACGGTCTCGTTCCATCCCGCCTCTGATGACCGGATATACCTGGATACGATCCGCATCCGTCCAGGACGCTTTCCGGCTTCTGGCGAGATGCCGCCGCAGTCGCCAGAGCGACCGACTGGAGTGACAGTGCTTCCCTGGCCCAACGGCGCGCGCGCGGCGCTCTCATTTTCGTTCGACTGGGAAACGACGATGGGCGGGTTGATCCACTCACGCTCGGTTGATGACCCGAACTTCGATCAGGATCCGGTGCTGCGCGGGATGCGGATGCGCGAGGGGGTGACGACCACCGTGGACCTCTTCCGTCCCTACGGCATCCGCGCCACGTATTATGCGACGGGGTACAATTTCCTGAGCGGTAACCGTGAACGGCGACGCTTTATGGGCGATCCGACGTTTGCCTGGGCGAACCGCGCCAATCGCTGGCAGACCGACGCCTGGCAGCAGCAGCCCTGGTTCTCGCCCGATCCGTATGGCACGGTCGCAACCGATCCCGCCTGGTACTTTGGCGACCTGATTCCGATCTTGCAGCATGAGGGACACGATATTCAGAGCCATACGTTCAGCCATCTGTATGGTGGGCTTGCCAGCGCCGAGGAGTGGCGCAGCGACCTTTCCGAGTGGCGTGCCGTTGCCGCAGAACGTGGCGTTCCATCAGCGCGGTCGCTGGCGTTTCCCTGGAGCAGCAGCGCCGGAATGAGTTACGCAAACTGGCAGGCGCTGGCAGAAGCGGGCATCACATCGGTCACCCGCACCAACTGGAATCCGCGCCAGCCGCAGTATCACCTTGTGAGCCGGGAGGATCCGCACTGCCGCCCCATTCCAGGGCACGAAACCATTCTGGCATGCCCGGATTTCTACCTGACCGAACGCAGCGCTGCGCAGGCGCCGGACGTGATTGAGCGGGCAATTGCCGCCGGTGGCATGATCGACCTGTGGGCGCATACGGAGGAGGTGGTCAGCCCGGCTCAGATTGCCGCCTGGAGCGAGGTGGTGCGGTACGCTGCCGCGCGCCGTGACGCTGGCGATCTCTGGATCGCGCCGCTGGCAGAGATTGCCGACCGGCAGCAGGCAGTGGCGCAGGTGCATGTCGAGGAGCACAAATCCGAACCCGTGAACGCCGATTCTTTCCAGGCAGCGCCTTTGCGTCTGGCAGTGACCAATCGCAGCGCGCGCAATCTGGCAGGATTGACGCTCAGGTTGCCCTTCGACGCGCATCGGGCGACGGTGCAGCACGCGAATGACGCCGTCAACCCCCTCATTCGCGGCGCGATGCTGGTCTTCGATCTGGCAGCCGGCGAGACAGTCGAGGTGACCGTATGGCCGGCATAG